In Tachysurus vachellii isolate PV-2020 chromosome 1, HZAU_Pvac_v1, whole genome shotgun sequence, a genomic segment contains:
- the rgmd gene encoding RGM domain family, member D has translation MGRSGTLNSAKLQLFNRISLVMVSLSLLLQPACCQTCRIQRCNAEYVASFSPATGLQEDVVSDVDYCTALRAYSLCTRRTSRGCRGDLVYHSAVFRIKELFAQHNCSSEGPTSSVKATSTSRPTAVDTCDFESRVLASGLGDAQKKKYAHCGLFGDPHLRTFKDEFQTCRVEGAWPLIHNRYLSVQVTNVPVVEGSSATATNKITVIFKAYRDCTEQKVYQATTDDVPSAFQDGTRSGGHAGSLRITEGSGHGGMRQVTINARYLGTSIIVRRVGRYLTFAIRVPEEMVEESGGLQLCLHGCPRSELINAHVLSRGQRQSEGQMQPGSMGHTDLLERATSRCRETLQVEDVYFQSCVFDVLTTGDVQFSMAAFAALQDLKALPPSTLEQSAVRTPHVSNRARERSPSLLVIMLLLLLILLKRPG, from the exons ATGGGGAGAAGCGGAACTCTCAACTCGGCAAAGCTGCAGCTTTTTAACCGGATTTCGCTTGTCATGGTTTCCCTGTCGCTCTTACTTCAGCCAG CATGCTGTCAAACATGTCGGATCCAGCGTTGTAACGCAGAATACGTGGCATCGTTCTCACCTGCCACCGGCCTTCAGGAGGATGTGGTGTCTGATGTGGACTACTGCACGGCTCTGAGGGCGTACTCGTTGTGCACCAGACGAACGTCCCGTGGCTGCAGAGGGGACCTCGTTTACCACTCAGCTGTGTTTCGAATCAAGGAACTCTTTGCTCAGCACAACTGCTCCAGCGAGGGTCCCACATCTTCAGTCAAAGCTACAAGCACATCCAGGCCCACTGCAGTGGATACATGCGACTTTGAGAGCAGAGTGCTGGCTTCAGGCCTGGGGgatgcacagaaaaaaaagtatgCACACTGTGGACTATTTGGGGACCCTCACTTGCGCACTTTCAAAGATGAGTTTCAGACATGCAGGGTGGAGGGCGCATGGCCGCTTATCCACAATCGCTACCTCTCTGTTCAGGTCACGAACGTGCCTGTTGTAGAGGGATCAAGTGCCACAGCAACCAACAAG ATAACAGTCATATTCAAAGCATACCGTGACTGCACTGAGCAGAAGGTGTACCAGGCCACTACAGATGACGTACCCTCCGCTTTCCAGGATGGTACACGCAGCGGGGGTCATGCAGGCAGCCTGCGTATAACTGAGGGAAGCGGACACGGCGGTATGCGCCAGGTCACAATCAACGCTCGCTACTTGGGCACGTCCATCATTGTGCGGAGGGTTGGCCGCTACCTCACATTTGCCATCCGCGTTCCTGAAGAGATGGTGGAGGAGAGCGGTGGCTTACAGCTGTGCCTGCACGGCTGCCCACGCAGCGAGCTCATCAACGCACACGTGCTGAGCCGAGGACAACGGCAGAGTGAGGGACAGATGCAGCCGGGCAGCATGGGTCACACCGACCTGCTCGAGCGTGCCACCTCAAGATGCAGAGAAACACTGCAGGTCGAAGATGTTTATTTCCAGTCATGCGTTTTTGACGTCCTCACCACCggagacgttcagttctctatGGCAGCGTTTGCAGCGCTGCAGGACCTGAAGGCGCTTCCTCCCAGCACGCTGGAGCAGAGTGCAGTCAGGACTCCACACGTTTCTAACAGGGCAAGAGAGCGCTCTCCTTCACTCCTTGTCATCATGCTGCTTCTTTTGCTCATCCTGCTGAAGAGGCCGGGTTAG